The Brassica oleracea var. oleracea cultivar TO1000 chromosome C6, BOL, whole genome shotgun sequence genomic interval CTCAATAGTTGAAAGATTTATAGTTCTGTCATGATGTGAGATATTAGGATCCTCTGCTTTGTGTAATTGCTATCATAACCTGTATGTGAAGATCCTCAACTCAACGCTGCTTGTTCGGTTTGACTTAATATTTTGTGATACAGGAGGGTTTGGTAGTTATCTCTTTGGGATGAGTGAAGTTGTTGCTAAACAATCACCCGAAGCTAATACTCCTCTCAACATAAAGAATCCTCATTTGGGTTGGATGATTGGATTTCTCTTTACCGTTAGCTTTCTCGGTCTCTTTTCTGTTGTTCCCCTTCGAAAGGTACGTCCTTAATTTACATCTCTGGTCACATTTGAAATACATTTTTGTAGCAAAAAGTCTTATCTACTGAAATTCTGTTTTCAGATCATGATAGTGGACTTCAAATTGACATATCCTAGTGGTACTGCAACTGCTCATCTCATCAACAGCTTCCACACACCTCAGGGTGCCAAGCTCGCAAAGTAAATAATCTTTCATACTCCTCAATGTTACTACGAGGTTTTTCTTCTCTGAATACTGATGATCACATTCTTTTTCGAATAACACAGGAAGCAAGTGAGAGCATTGGGAAAGTTCTTCTCATTCAGTTTCTTATGGGGTTTCTTCCAATGGTTCTTCACTTCTGGTGACGGCTGTGGATTTGCTAACTTCCCTACATTTGGTCTCGAAGCCTATGAAAACAAGTACGTCAACTTTTCACAATTGTTACGACTTGAGCTTAATTCTTATTTTCTGTGAATATCATCAAAACAGGTTCTACTTTGATTTCTCGGCTACATATGTTGGTGTTGGAATGATATGTCCATATCTAATCAATGTGTCCCTTCTCGTTGGATCAATACTATCATGGGGCGTTATGTGGCCTCTCATAGGTGCCCAAAAAGGCAACTGGTACTCTGCTGATCTTAGTTCAACTAGTCTCCACGGCCTTCAAGGCTACAAGGTATGATCACTCTCCCTCTCTCTCTCTCTCTCTCTTTTCTCACAAAGTTCCTTGACATTTACTATTTTTTCTTTCAATGCACCAGGTGTTCATAGCCATAGCTATGATCCTCGGTGACGGTCTCTACAACTTCATCAAAGTCCTAGGCCGCACCATCGTTGGTCTATACAAGCAGTTCAAGAACAGAGACGCTCTTCCCGTAAACGACCGGTCACCATCAAACACCGTAACCATTTCTTACGACGACAAACGAAGAACAGAGCTTTTCCTCAAAGACAGAATCCCCTCATGGATCGCTGTAACCGGTTACGTAGTCATGGCCATAGTCTCGATCGTCACAGTCCCCCACATCTTCCCTCAGCTCAGATGGTACCACATCTTGACCATGTACATAATCGCTCCCGTCCTAGCCTTCTGCAACGCCTACGGTTGCGGACTCACCGACTGGTCCTTAGCTTCCACTTACGGCAAACTCGCCATCTTCACCATCGGAGCTTGGGCTGGTTCAGCCAACGGAGGCGTCTTGGCGGGACTCGCGGCTTGTGGTGTCATGATGAACATTGTCTCCACCGCTTCTGATCTCATGCAAGATTTCAAAACCGGTTACATGACGCTAGCTTCCCCGAGATCAATGTTCTTGAGCCAAGCGATTGGTACAGCGATGGGCTGCGTCATCTCCCCTTGCGTCTTCTGGCTATTCTACAAAGCCTTTCCCGACTTCGGTCAAACCGGGACCGCGTACCCCGCGCCATACGCGTTGGTCTACCGAAACATGTCGATACTCGGAGTTGAAGGCTTCTCTGCTTTGCCCCAGCACTGCCTCATGATATGTTACATATTCTTCGCAGCGGCGGTGTTTGTGAACGGTGCGAGGGACGCCGTGGGGCCTAACTGGTCTCGGTTCATCCCTCTGCCCATGGCTATGGCGATTCCGTTTTACATCGGAGGTTACTTCACGATCGATATGTGCGTGGGGAGTCTCATTCTGTTCGTGTGGAGGAAGCTGAATAGACCAAAAGCTGATGCTTACTCTTCAGCTGTTGCTTCTGGTTTGATATGTGGTGAAGGTATATGGACGTTACCAAGCTCTGTGCTTGCTTTAGCTGGTGTTAAGCCTCCTATCTGCATGAAGTTCTTGTCTGGCGCTACCAATGTTAAGGTTGATTCTTTCTTAAACCCTTCTTAAACTGTGTTTTCTTTTCATTTGTTATCCTAGAATTATTTTTTTTTCTTTCTATGGTTCTTTGTCTATCTTTCTTAGTTTTAATTGTTTTAAGTTTGTGGTTAATATCATTCTACTCGATGAATGGATTTATTGGTTTTAAAAACATTCTTATTTTGAGTCAAAAACTTGATACAGAAGTTGCCATTCTATATGCTACCAAAAAGAATTTGTACAGATGAGTTCTTTAAAAGTTAAAACTCATTCAGACCAAAAAAAAACACTAAAGGCAGATACAGTCCTCATACGAGGAAAACCATGTCACAGAGTAATTGAGGAAAGAAGATGGCTTAACCGGTCTATTTCGATATCCTCTTCTTCTTTTTCATCTTCCAGAGAGTCACTACACGCCACAAAGGAACCAGTGAGAGTTTGCTCAAATGTACTTTAATTATGTGTGCACATATATAACTTACTTTGGTTGTTCAGAAGTCATCATTTCTGCCGCAAGGTTGGGTGATCCAAATGTCTCATCCATAACGTCGCTTCCATTTGCACTTGTAGACTCTAAAGACCATCGCAAGGGTACAACTATGTCTCTGAATCGATCAATGTGAAAGAATCAGTGTTTGACTTGTTAGGAACGTTCTGTCAGAAAACTGTCACTCACCCACTGATACATCTGGCTCTGCACTTTTCCACCTCGTCTCCTGTATATTTCATATGGTGTACCTTTAGACTTTTAACAGCTTCATAAGCATCAGATGATGGCACAACATCCCATATCTTCAGAACTTGGTTATATTCAAACTCTTCCTTGACAATCTCTACAGACCAAATCAGCCTTAGAACATCATCGATCTTGCTTTGTTTTATCAAACTATCTCTCTCTGACTCTTCTTCTTTATGGAGCCAACCCTGTGATATCTTTTCTAAGAAACTCTTGATCTTCCTGTACATCTCCGGGTTCTTAATCTCTCCCACAGATTTCTTGAACTCGTCGCTGAAGCAAACCTGTTGAAACAAGCAAAACCAGAGTCAGTCTCAAAGAACCAAAAGCTAAAAAGAACACAAAAATCAATGTTCATCCATCCATCACCTTCCATCTTGATTTGTTCAGTGGTGTATCAAGCTCGATTTTCGCGGTATCAATAATAGCACGAGCTAATGACTCGTCTTCTTCAACATTATAAATACAGTCACGCTTTCTCGCGTCTTGTATCAGATACCTCCACACAGACTTGCTATTCATCATAGTCGCCTCGTTTCCAAGTATCCATAAACAGAACCTTGCTCTAGTGAGTAACACATTTGTTCTTCTTCTGTCTGCAAGAAACCCAACTCTTCCAATACCATTGGACCTAACAGTTGAAACTATGATTATATCCTCCTCACCTCCTTGAAACCCATCCACTGACCTAATCTTCAACGAAAACAGTCCTCCTGCATCACCTCCACTACATGTCTCCTGAATCTTTTCTTGGATTGCCATTACTTGAGACTTATAAGGTGAAATAACACCAACGCTTATGCGTGTCTTTGTTCTCTCCGAAACTGCATTCAAACATTAAAAGCTAGCTTCATTGAGAGACAGAGAGAAAACAACATTTTCATTCAAAAGAGAGTTCACCTTGGAGAAGGTTAGCTATTATATCCGAGACAACAGCAACCTCAACGTTGTTTCTCAGACTACGTCCTTGGCCATACTGTTCTTCACCATGTGCTATGTTGATGAAAGAGTAGGGACCATACATTTTGCCAGGAAGATATTGCTTTGTGTAGTTTCTTTGCTTAACCGTTGGAGCATCTTGAATCTGCATTCCATAGAACTCTCTGTTT includes:
- the LOC106299868 gene encoding probable metal-nicotianamine transporter YSL7, whose amino-acid sequence is MEVERAKKDDDLNSADGGGGSAEEVSVERIFEESADAPPPWQNQLTFRAMIVSFILSILFTFVVMKLNLTTGIIPSLNISAGLLSFFFVKTWTKILNKAGILKQPFTRQENTVIQTCVVASSGIAFSGGFGSYLFGMSEVVAKQSPEANTPLNIKNPHLGWMIGFLFTVSFLGLFSVVPLRKIMIVDFKLTYPSGTATAHLINSFHTPQGAKLAKKQVRALGKFFSFSFLWGFFQWFFTSGDGCGFANFPTFGLEAYENKFYFDFSATYVGVGMICPYLINVSLLVGSILSWGVMWPLIGAQKGNWYSADLSSTSLHGLQGYKVFIAIAMILGDGLYNFIKVLGRTIVGLYKQFKNRDALPVNDRSPSNTVTISYDDKRRTELFLKDRIPSWIAVTGYVVMAIVSIVTVPHIFPQLRWYHILTMYIIAPVLAFCNAYGCGLTDWSLASTYGKLAIFTIGAWAGSANGGVLAGLAACGVMMNIVSTASDLMQDFKTGYMTLASPRSMFLSQAIGTAMGCVISPCVFWLFYKAFPDFGQTGTAYPAPYALVYRNMSILGVEGFSALPQHCLMICYIFFAAAVFVNGARDAVGPNWSRFIPLPMAMAIPFYIGGYFTIDMCVGSLILFVWRKLNRPKADAYSSAVASGLICGEGIWTLPSSVLALAGVKPPICMKFLSGATNVKVDSFLNPS